One window of uncultured Methanoregula sp. genomic DNA carries:
- a CDS encoding PAS domain-containing protein: MSGLSFLKRSLTTRLICSFLLLSLVIVSLVGIIAYFQATQTITNSVYERLNAVATLKENGLNNWIDDQTQNVVMIAWLPDVRRDAGTFLSSPASSTEKKQAYKGLSDFLNFVITRTSYTDEIYVIDMNGTIAVSSDKTHEGQSVATAQYFLEGRSNTFVKTVDPSTSNGTPSIITVTPVFDIQGKRIGVLASHISLSRVDHIILERTGLGNSGETYLVYKTGRIVSETPLMKSGSSLAFAHSEGIDSALGGKDGSGFYRNYAGVPVVGVYHWVDNQDMALIAEMSQDEAFAPARELALTILYTGIILSVILAAGMYLLALQITRPIREIADTAARVTAGDLSRQAPVLTEDEVGRLAVAFNDMTAKLRETLEGLETNLRELKERDDALQKSEHMYRALTENIPQKIFRKDPDSAYISCNKNYADDLHIRPEEISGKTDFDFFASELAEKYRSDDRRVMITGQTEEIVEQYLVNGEIRWINTIKTPVKDLDGSVIGIQGIFWDITERKGAEDELHRLYSELEKRVEERTAELRQAQDAYRQANTKLNLLSSITRHDILNQLTALKGYLELSQYTVQDTVKLKEFIVKARKNADTIEHQILFTREYQDIGVKAPAWQNVNLSVIRAKGTLNLGTVEVILDRTDLDVYADPLFDKVFYNLIDNALGHGGERLTTIRISSYESDGGLVIVCEDNGAGILESDKKRLFQRGFGKHTGLGLYLSREILLITGITILENSRPGSGARFEITVPNGAWRFTGGNNT; encoded by the coding sequence ATGTCCGGCCTGTCATTCCTGAAGAGAAGTCTGACTACCCGTCTTATCTGCTCATTTCTCCTCTTATCCCTGGTGATTGTAAGCCTTGTCGGTATCATCGCCTACTTCCAGGCCACCCAGACTATTACAAATTCCGTTTACGAACGCCTTAATGCCGTTGCCACCCTGAAGGAGAACGGGCTGAATAACTGGATTGATGACCAGACGCAGAACGTGGTCATGATAGCATGGCTTCCGGATGTCCGCAGGGATGCCGGAACCTTCTTGTCATCGCCGGCTTCCTCCACGGAAAAAAAACAGGCATATAAGGGGCTTTCAGATTTTCTGAACTTCGTGATTACCCGGACCTCCTATACGGATGAAATCTACGTTATCGATATGAATGGCACGATCGCTGTTTCAAGTGACAAGACCCACGAAGGCCAATCGGTTGCCACAGCCCAGTATTTCCTGGAGGGCAGATCCAACACCTTTGTGAAGACCGTAGATCCTTCGACATCCAACGGGACACCGTCCATCATTACCGTAACTCCTGTATTCGATATACAGGGAAAGCGCATTGGTGTCCTGGCCTCCCACATCTCCCTTTCCCGCGTTGATCACATTATCCTCGAACGTACCGGCCTGGGAAACAGCGGAGAAACCTACCTTGTGTATAAAACCGGAAGGATTGTTTCAGAGACCCCCCTTATGAAGAGCGGGTCTTCACTGGCATTCGCTCATTCCGAGGGGATCGATTCTGCACTTGGCGGCAAAGATGGCTCCGGCTTTTACCGGAATTATGCAGGGGTACCCGTGGTTGGGGTGTACCACTGGGTGGATAACCAGGATATGGCCCTGATCGCGGAAATGAGCCAGGACGAGGCATTTGCGCCGGCACGCGAACTTGCCCTGACCATATTGTATACCGGCATAATCCTGTCCGTCATTCTTGCTGCAGGAATGTACCTGCTGGCTCTCCAGATAACCCGGCCCATCCGGGAAATTGCGGATACTGCCGCCCGGGTTACTGCGGGAGACCTCAGCCGGCAGGCCCCGGTCCTGACAGAGGATGAAGTCGGTCGCCTTGCAGTTGCTTTCAATGACATGACCGCAAAACTGCGGGAGACCCTGGAAGGTCTTGAAACGAATCTCCGGGAACTCAAAGAACGGGATGACGCCCTGCAGAAATCAGAACACATGTACCGTGCCCTGACTGAGAATATCCCGCAGAAGATCTTCCGCAAAGATCCTGATTCCGCGTACATTTCCTGTAACAAGAACTATGCGGATGACCTGCATATCCGGCCTGAAGAGATCAGCGGGAAAACCGATTTCGATTTCTTTGCCAGCGAACTTGCAGAAAAATACCGGAGCGATGACAGACGGGTGATGATCACCGGGCAGACCGAAGAGATTGTCGAACAGTACCTGGTGAACGGGGAGATACGCTGGATCAATACCATCAAGACCCCGGTAAAAGACCTGGATGGGTCCGTTATCGGCATCCAGGGAATATTCTGGGATATTACCGAGCGTAAAGGTGCAGAAGATGAACTTCACCGGCTCTACAGTGAACTGGAAAAACGGGTAGAAGAACGGACTGCCGAACTCAGGCAGGCACAGGATGCCTACCGGCAGGCAAATACGAAACTCAATCTCCTGAGTTCCATAACCCGGCATGACATCTTGAACCAGCTCACTGCACTCAAAGGGTATCTTGAACTCTCCCAATATACGGTACAAGATACGGTTAAACTGAAGGAGTTTATCGTAAAAGCACGAAAGAACGCAGATACGATCGAACACCAGATCCTCTTCACCCGGGAATACCAGGACATTGGGGTGAAAGCCCCGGCGTGGCAGAATGTGAACTTAAGTGTCATCCGTGCAAAAGGGACGCTGAACCTTGGAACCGTCGAGGTTATCCTCGACAGGACCGACCTGGACGTATATGCCGATCCTCTCTTCGACAAGGTCTTTTACAATCTTATCGATAATGCTCTCGGGCATGGCGGCGAGCGGCTGACAACAATCCGCATCTCCTCGTACGAGTCGGATGGAGGCCTCGTGATCGTGTGCGAGGATAACGGGGCAGGGATATTGGAATCTGATAAAAAGCGGTTGTTCCAGCGGGGATTTGGGAAACATACCGGTCTTGGATTATATCTCTCCCGCGAGATCCTGCTCATTACCGGCATTACGATCTTGGAGAACAGCCGGCCTGGCTCCGGCGCCCGGTTCGAGATAACGGTACCGAACGGGGCATGGCGGTTTACCGGTGGGAACAATACGTGA
- a CDS encoding transporter substrate-binding domain-containing protein: MSFRPIALAGIIIVLLLCAIAAGFFILPHQTATSPVTPDDKLSEIMARGKLVIASQIAYPPWSDYRAGGNRTPGTKCAPNELTAGELTGFDVDVAVEMARRLGVEPCFVTPPRTLVFSGNWADAWDIGIGSITITSDRMKVLYFTQPYKTTPSRFFVFSNNTALSRPEDLSGKRIGVCAGCIQEQYLQGVLKIPGQDIDFAVKNATIVVYNSDTLTFPNLAAGKLDAVLVNEGIGLSAIRNGSPITPLEKPAFYAPVAAVIDKKSGRNPLPFVRKMNAIVQDMHRDGTLTMLIQPYYPNDLTKEAAGFNISALQQYP; encoded by the coding sequence ATGTCTTTTCGGCCCATCGCTCTTGCAGGAATAATTATTGTCTTGCTTTTATGTGCTATTGCGGCGGGTTTCTTTATCCTGCCCCACCAGACTGCCACTTCACCGGTAACGCCGGATGACAAGCTTTCCGAAATAATGGCCCGCGGCAAGCTGGTAATTGCTTCCCAGATAGCGTACCCGCCCTGGTCAGACTACCGGGCCGGGGGAAACCGCACCCCCGGAACGAAATGTGCCCCTAATGAACTGACTGCAGGGGAGTTAACGGGGTTTGATGTGGATGTCGCTGTTGAAATGGCCCGGAGGCTCGGTGTTGAACCCTGTTTTGTCACTCCCCCGCGGACACTGGTTTTCAGCGGAAACTGGGCCGATGCATGGGATATCGGCATTGGGTCGATAACCATCACATCCGACCGGATGAAAGTTCTCTATTTCACCCAGCCTTACAAAACAACTCCCTCCCGGTTCTTCGTGTTCAGTAACAATACCGCACTATCCCGTCCCGAAGACCTGTCAGGCAAAAGAATTGGCGTATGTGCCGGTTGTATCCAGGAGCAGTACCTGCAGGGAGTACTGAAAATTCCCGGCCAGGATATCGACTTTGCTGTGAAAAATGCAACGATTGTTGTCTATAACAGTGATACCCTTACATTTCCCAATCTGGCCGCAGGAAAACTCGATGCGGTCCTTGTCAACGAGGGTATCGGCCTTTCCGCGATCCGGAACGGGTCACCAATAACTCCCCTGGAAAAACCGGCATTTTATGCTCCGGTAGCTGCGGTTATTGATAAAAAGAGCGGCAGGAACCCCCTCCCGTTTGTCAGAAAGATGAATGCTATTGTCCAGGATATGCACCGTGACGGGACCCTTACGATGCTTATACAACCCTATTATCCGAATGATCTGACAAAAGAAGCAGCCGGTTTCAATATCAGTGCTCTGCAACAATACCCATAA
- a CDS encoding transporter substrate-binding domain-containing protein, whose product MNPTMSSRRICIAGVIILFLFCGIAMAFFVLPLHTPSPVTTSMDTNLPMTHDDKLAEILARGKIVIATDAAYPPNSELIPGAVRTSGTKCTRNEYTANEFTGYNIAVAVEIARRLGVEPCFVTPTRTEIISGGWADRWDIHIGSLAITPERMKVMYFTQPYYAGPVSLFVNKNNTAYSNPGDLSGKKVGVCAGCILEHYLEGTLDLPGQKIDFAIKNATIVAYENEAVALGDLALGDGVKLDGVLTNQPLGEDAMKNGMPLKQLGRPVFYDYDAAAVDKRSGRDPASFVRNVTGIIQKMNQDGTLLRFSQQFYGRDLVTETARFNVSALGQIPG is encoded by the coding sequence ATGAATCCTACCATGTCTTCCCGGCGCATCTGTATAGCAGGAGTCATTATTTTATTCCTCTTTTGCGGTATCGCCATGGCGTTTTTTGTACTGCCCCTGCACACTCCCTCTCCGGTAACCACATCCATGGACACAAATTTGCCGATGACGCATGATGACAAACTGGCTGAAATACTGGCACGGGGTAAAATTGTTATCGCTACGGATGCTGCATATCCCCCCAATTCAGAATTAATCCCCGGAGCCGTCCGCACTTCGGGTACAAAATGCACCCGGAACGAATATACCGCAAATGAATTCACCGGCTACAATATCGCCGTCGCGGTGGAAATCGCCCGGAGGCTCGGTGTTGAACCCTGTTTTGTGACGCCGACAAGGACCGAGATCATCAGCGGTGGTTGGGCCGACCGGTGGGACATCCATATCGGGTCGCTGGCTATCACGCCGGAACGTATGAAAGTGATGTATTTCACGCAGCCGTATTATGCTGGTCCGGTGAGCCTTTTTGTGAATAAGAACAACACGGCCTATTCAAATCCGGGCGATCTGTCCGGAAAGAAGGTCGGTGTATGCGCCGGCTGCATTCTTGAGCATTACCTGGAAGGCACACTTGACCTGCCCGGCCAGAAGATTGATTTCGCGATCAAAAATGCCACTATTGTCGCCTATGAGAATGAAGCCGTTGCCTTGGGAGACCTTGCTCTCGGGGATGGTGTGAAACTGGATGGCGTTCTCACTAACCAGCCCCTTGGTGAGGATGCGATGAAAAATGGTATGCCCCTTAAACAACTGGGCAGGCCTGTTTTTTATGACTATGACGCAGCAGCAGTAGACAAAAGGAGCGGCAGGGACCCGGCCTCGTTTGTCAGGAATGTGACCGGGATTATCCAGAAGATGAATCAGGACGGCACACTGCTTCGTTTCTCACAACAATTCTATGGGAGGGATCTCGTTACGGAAACAGCCCGGTTCAATGTCAGTGCCCTCGGGCAGATCCCCGGATAG
- a CDS encoding 50S ribosomal protein L30e → MDFNTSLERALKTGSRVLGPVKTQKYVKEGRARMIIVAGNCPATTRTKISRNKNPLIHTFEGSSTEIRGVCGKPFSVSTLAIINPGESNIQSFMRA, encoded by the coding sequence ATGGATTTCAATACTTCACTTGAACGAGCTTTAAAAACAGGAAGCAGAGTTCTTGGCCCGGTAAAGACCCAGAAATATGTCAAAGAGGGCAGAGCCCGGATGATCATTGTTGCGGGTAATTGCCCGGCAACTACCAGAACAAAAATTTCCAGGAACAAGAACCCGCTCATTCACACGTTTGAAGGTTCCAGTACAGAAATCAGGGGTGTCTGCGGGAAACCGTTTTCCGTGAGTACGCTCGCGATCATCAACCCCGGCGAATCGAATATCCAGTCCTTTATGCGGGCCTGA
- a CDS encoding transcription initiation factor IIB encodes MQEIETLKILQSQRESFKSRTKQREQEKKAENQTETTCPECGGRQLTHDRERAELVCQSCGLVIDDEFIDRGPEWRAFDAVQQQKRARTGAPMTLTIHDKGLSTMIDWRNRDSYGRAISSKNRAQLYRLRKWQRRIRVSNATERNLAFALSELDRMASALGLPRNIRETSAMIYRDAVDKNLIRGRSIEGVAAAGLYAACRKCSVPRTLDEIAEVSRVSRKEIGRTYRFVSRKLGLRLLPTSPMDYVPRFCSGLTLHGEVQSRTIEILRQAAERELTSGRGPTGVAAAAIYIACILSGERRTQREVAEVAGVTEVTIRNRYKELAEKLDIEISL; translated from the coding sequence ATGCAGGAAATTGAAACATTAAAAATCCTCCAGTCTCAGCGCGAATCGTTCAAATCACGAACGAAACAGAGAGAACAGGAGAAGAAAGCGGAAAACCAGACCGAAACTACCTGTCCGGAGTGTGGCGGCCGGCAGCTGACCCACGACCGTGAGCGGGCAGAACTGGTCTGCCAGAGCTGCGGGCTTGTGATAGATGACGAGTTCATTGACCGCGGTCCCGAGTGGCGTGCGTTTGATGCAGTCCAGCAGCAGAAACGGGCCCGTACCGGTGCACCGATGACCCTTACGATCCACGACAAGGGTCTCTCCACCATGATCGACTGGCGCAACCGGGACTCGTACGGCAGGGCAATCTCCTCCAAGAACCGGGCCCAGCTCTACCGTCTCCGCAAGTGGCAGCGCCGGATCCGTGTCAGCAATGCAACCGAACGGAACCTGGCGTTCGCACTCTCGGAACTGGACCGCATGGCTTCCGCACTGGGCCTGCCCCGGAACATCCGTGAGACCTCCGCTATGATCTACCGCGACGCAGTTGACAAGAACCTGATCCGCGGACGCAGTATCGAAGGCGTTGCAGCTGCCGGTCTCTATGCCGCCTGCCGGAAGTGCAGCGTGCCCCGGACTCTCGACGAGATAGCGGAAGTTTCCCGTGTCTCGAGAAAAGAGATAGGCAGGACGTACCGGTTCGTGTCCCGCAAACTTGGCTTGAGGCTCCTGCCAACCTCCCCTATGGATTATGTACCCCGGTTCTGTTCGGGCCTCACCCTCCATGGAGAAGTCCAGAGCCGGACTATCGAGATCCTCCGTCAGGCAGCTGAGCGTGAACTGACCAGCGGAAGGGGACCGACCGGTGTCGCTGCAGCAGCGATATACATCGCCTGCATCCTGAGTGGAGAGCGGCGTACCCAGCGCGAAGTAGCCGAAGTTGCGGGGGTGACCGAGGTCACGATCCGTAACCGGTACAAGGAACTGGCAGAAAAACTGGATATCGAGATCAGTCTCTGA
- a CDS encoding LytS/YhcK type 5TM receptor domain-containing protein: MDLSILSQLNVLLQLMCVIIVAAYLLTRSRIFPEILDGQPTVMTQIILVVLFGALSVYGTFSGIDFMGSVVNVRDLGPMLAGLLAGPWVGIGAGLIGAAYRFSMGGLTVYSCSVTAVFAGLFGGLIWLYCKKKFAGWKIAVLFAILMEVFHMVLTLLIARPFDAALAVVDRVYLPMIIANAVGMYVFCVMVENIQKERKLQAERDTLIREKEQ, encoded by the coding sequence ATGGACTTATCGATTCTTTCCCAGCTCAATGTTCTCCTGCAGCTCATGTGCGTCATCATCGTGGCTGCCTATCTCCTGACGCGGAGCCGGATATTCCCGGAGATCCTTGATGGGCAGCCGACTGTGATGACCCAAATCATCCTCGTTGTACTCTTTGGTGCCCTCTCTGTCTATGGCACGTTCAGCGGTATTGACTTCATGGGATCCGTTGTGAATGTCCGCGATCTCGGGCCCATGCTTGCCGGCCTGCTGGCCGGCCCGTGGGTTGGGATCGGTGCAGGCCTGATAGGGGCAGCCTACCGGTTCAGCATGGGCGGGCTCACCGTTTACTCATGTTCAGTAACCGCGGTCTTTGCCGGGCTTTTCGGTGGGCTCATCTGGCTGTACTGCAAAAAGAAGTTTGCCGGCTGGAAAATTGCCGTGCTCTTTGCCATCCTGATGGAAGTCTTCCACATGGTGCTCACGCTCCTCATTGCCCGGCCGTTTGATGCAGCCCTTGCGGTGGTCGACAGGGTGTATCTCCCCATGATCATTGCCAATGCCGTGGGAATGTACGTCTTCTGCGTCATGGTCGAGAATATCCAGAAGGAGCGGAAACTGCAGGCAGAACGCGATACCCTGATCCGGGAAAAAGAGCAATAA
- a CDS encoding C13 family peptidase, producing MWSIRSTDVISINKKKLGLIAFILVILIAGVWIGYTTIHTNTPVRIGVLLAMTGDVEFKEPLEWARDTINSQGGIAGRQVELVYKDTSTGNITRQAQEFLDDDSIHIVIGPQNSVDVYALAPAFIAKKKVLISPTATSGDILRAFGKNGYIWRTVQGDAAQVKVILKILKGKGATRVALLEVNNTYGQTFYDWTGFFATEYGIDVPFIRQFDEGSPTLDSDVADALKTDPDYLVAVAWPKDAARIKEAIDRSGSRTKLFLTDAAAKPALIQTLGTAAEGLEGTNPTADPTTGFTGAYERKFGHRPDDYAASTYDALLIAAFAEARQEKNLFESPADSVRQVVYGEATVTGWDAQGIHTALEEIQSGRPMPWITGASGGLEYDKTLGVDPIASYYAHWQVSNGTFRTVSVISSENATTLEKTDGESAGGSHASAGFMSSSGTLSGTYRTPGERTNFKAVIVGPSRGWTNYRHEADALAVYSLLRQNGVSNDDIILMIYDDIPTVQENPIRGDVHNIPKGQNIRSGAKVDYIGANVTAATFRDVMTGTRTASTPVVLESNASTDVFVYIASHGSPGNIVFGTGNSTLTTDDFTILTNSMEKNHQYRQMAFFVDTCFGESVATNVTAPGILYLTGAARNEPSLGAVYDMDIRQWLSDEFTASVMSTLQENSNITFRELYPAAYSKVTGSHVRMISTGNFNLDTPVMNYLKQP from the coding sequence ATGTGGTCCATCCGGAGTACTGACGTGATATCCATAAACAAGAAAAAACTCGGGCTCATCGCATTTATCCTTGTTATCCTTATCGCAGGGGTATGGATCGGGTACACGACCATCCACACAAATACCCCGGTACGGATCGGTGTCCTCCTTGCCATGACCGGCGATGTGGAATTCAAAGAACCGCTCGAATGGGCCAGGGACACCATCAACAGCCAGGGAGGGATCGCGGGGAGGCAGGTTGAACTCGTATACAAGGATACCTCGACAGGCAATATCACCCGGCAGGCACAGGAGTTCCTCGATGACGATTCCATCCATATCGTGATCGGTCCGCAAAACAGTGTCGATGTCTACGCGCTCGCTCCCGCATTCATTGCAAAAAAGAAAGTCCTTATCAGCCCGACCGCAACATCCGGGGATATCCTGCGGGCGTTTGGAAAGAACGGGTATATCTGGCGGACCGTGCAGGGTGATGCGGCCCAGGTCAAGGTAATCCTGAAGATCCTGAAAGGGAAAGGCGCCACCAGGGTCGCACTTCTTGAGGTAAACAATACGTACGGCCAGACGTTTTATGACTGGACCGGGTTCTTTGCAACCGAATACGGCATCGATGTTCCCTTTATCCGGCAGTTCGATGAGGGATCGCCCACGCTCGACTCTGATGTTGCAGACGCCCTGAAGACGGACCCGGATTATCTTGTAGCTGTTGCCTGGCCCAAAGACGCTGCCAGGATCAAGGAAGCGATTGACCGGTCCGGAAGCAGGACAAAACTGTTCCTCACCGATGCCGCGGCCAAACCGGCCCTGATCCAGACGCTTGGCACTGCGGCAGAAGGTCTTGAAGGCACCAACCCTACAGCCGATCCGACAACCGGGTTCACCGGGGCGTACGAGAGAAAGTTCGGCCACCGCCCGGACGATTACGCAGCGAGCACCTATGATGCCCTCCTGATCGCTGCATTTGCCGAAGCCCGCCAGGAGAAAAACCTCTTCGAGTCACCTGCAGACTCGGTCCGGCAGGTAGTGTATGGCGAGGCAACGGTCACCGGCTGGGATGCACAGGGGATCCACACGGCACTCGAGGAGATCCAGAGCGGTCGTCCCATGCCCTGGATCACCGGCGCAAGCGGCGGCCTTGAGTACGATAAAACGCTGGGTGTGGACCCGATCGCCTCTTATTACGCCCACTGGCAGGTAAGCAATGGCACATTCCGGACGGTCAGTGTCATCAGTTCGGAGAACGCCACTACCCTGGAAAAAACCGATGGTGAATCCGCAGGGGGATCGCATGCCTCGGCCGGATTCATGTCCTCTTCGGGTACCCTTTCAGGAACCTACAGGACCCCGGGTGAAAGAACAAATTTCAAGGCAGTGATCGTTGGTCCCTCGCGGGGGTGGACCAATTACCGGCACGAGGCCGATGCCCTGGCTGTCTATTCCCTGCTCCGCCAGAACGGGGTCAGCAATGACGATATCATCCTCATGATATACGACGATATCCCCACGGTACAGGAAAATCCCATCAGGGGAGATGTCCACAATATCCCCAAAGGACAGAATATCAGGTCGGGGGCGAAGGTGGATTATATAGGAGCAAATGTGACCGCTGCCACGTTCAGGGACGTCATGACCGGTACCAGGACCGCATCCACGCCGGTTGTGCTGGAGAGCAATGCCAGCACCGATGTGTTCGTGTACATTGCGAGTCATGGTTCACCGGGAAACATTGTCTTCGGGACAGGTAATTCGACCCTGACCACGGACGATTTTACCATCCTCACGAATTCGATGGAGAAGAACCACCAGTACCGGCAGATGGCCTTTTTCGTGGATACCTGTTTTGGTGAGAGTGTAGCCACCAATGTTACGGCACCGGGTATCCTGTACCTGACCGGGGCAGCGAGAAACGAGCCATCTCTTGGGGCGGTCTACGATATGGACATCCGGCAGTGGCTCTCGGACGAGTTCACCGCGAGCGTTATGAGCACGCTCCAGGAAAACAGCAATATCACGTTCCGGGAACTCTATCCCGCTGCATACAGCAAGGTGACCGGCTCGCATGTCCGTATGATCAGTACGGGAAATTTCAATCTCGATACACCGGTTATGAACTACCTGAAACAACCATAA
- a CDS encoding DUF47 family protein — MGLREFLLPQDTVFFDLFEQQAALLVENAAKLVVLSENFTDTREKYREIELLGQKGDNVTYGIKRELSKVFITPFEPEEISGLALALDAVMVYIAGSAERMLYYDITRPDDHMVALAKMISMAVTELEEAIKGIRTMKNPERIEKHCHEVSQVRRLSHDLLSDAITEVVRREDALQVIKSKDIYEHLEHATGYCKDAADVLSTIAIRHA, encoded by the coding sequence ATGGGGTTAAGGGAATTTCTGCTTCCACAGGATACGGTTTTTTTCGATCTTTTCGAGCAACAGGCGGCCCTGCTTGTCGAGAATGCGGCAAAACTGGTTGTCCTTTCGGAAAATTTTACCGATACCAGGGAGAAATACCGCGAGATTGAACTCCTTGGACAGAAGGGCGATAACGTAACCTACGGGATCAAAAGGGAACTCTCGAAGGTCTTCATCACGCCTTTTGAGCCGGAAGAGATATCGGGGCTTGCACTGGCACTCGATGCCGTAATGGTCTATATAGCAGGATCTGCCGAGCGGATGCTCTATTATGATATCACGCGACCGGACGACCACATGGTCGCCCTTGCCAAAATGATCAGCATGGCAGTGACTGAACTGGAGGAAGCGATAAAAGGGATCAGGACCATGAAAAACCCCGAACGTATCGAGAAGCATTGTCATGAGGTGAGCCAGGTCAGGCGTCTCTCCCATGACCTGCTCTCGGATGCGATAACCGAAGTGGTCCGCAGGGAGGATGCACTCCAGGTTATCAAGTCCAAGGATATCTATGAGCACCTTGAACATGCAACCGGTTACTGCAAGGATGCCGCGGATGTTCTCTCAACCATTGCTATCCGTCATGCCTGA
- a CDS encoding inorganic phosphate transporter has translation MILPPEILIAMIIVIALIFDFTNGFHDAANAISTVISTKVLTPRKAVIFAAFFNFLAAFVMGVAVASTMSHIVILDRVVTGMIPYIILGALLSAIAWNIITWKIALPTSSSHALIGGMVGAGISAAGLSVIQWDTVLLTIVFMVVSAIIGMVAGYLFMVALLRTVRGAPKATADFHFKKLQLCSAALFSFSHGSNDAQKTMGIILPLLFSIGYFGASADPNNLPVPTWVILGCYAAISLGTLSGGMRIVKTMGYKIMKVRPVHGFAAETASATTIIGASLAGIPVSTTQVISSAIMGVGSTSGVHNVGWGVGKRILWAWVLTIPLSAGLGFLMFRLISLVM, from the coding sequence ATGATTCTGCCACCGGAAATCCTCATCGCAATGATCATCGTCATTGCCCTGATATTTGACTTTACCAACGGGTTCCATGATGCAGCAAATGCAATATCGACCGTTATCTCCACAAAAGTCCTCACCCCGAGAAAAGCAGTAATTTTTGCAGCGTTTTTTAATTTTCTCGCTGCATTTGTCATGGGTGTTGCCGTTGCATCCACGATGAGCCATATCGTCATCCTGGACCGGGTTGTTACGGGGATGATCCCGTACATTATCCTGGGGGCATTGCTCTCGGCGATAGCCTGGAATATTATCACCTGGAAGATTGCCCTTCCCACCTCATCGTCGCACGCGCTTATCGGGGGCATGGTGGGGGCAGGGATCTCGGCGGCCGGCCTCTCCGTGATCCAGTGGGACACCGTCCTCTTAACCATCGTATTTATGGTCGTGTCCGCAATTATCGGGATGGTCGCGGGGTACCTGTTCATGGTCGCCCTCCTTCGGACCGTGCGGGGAGCCCCAAAGGCAACGGCTGATTTTCATTTCAAGAAACTCCAGCTCTGTTCAGCGGCATTATTCAGCTTCTCCCATGGTTCGAACGATGCCCAGAAGACCATGGGAATTATTCTTCCCCTGCTCTTTTCCATCGGCTATTTCGGGGCATCCGCGGACCCGAATAACCTTCCTGTTCCGACATGGGTCATTCTTGGCTGTTATGCCGCGATCTCCCTTGGCACCCTGTCCGGGGGTATGCGGATCGTGAAGACCATGGGATACAAGATCATGAAGGTGCGTCCTGTCCATGGTTTTGCCGCGGAGACCGCGAGCGCTACGACCATTATAGGGGCATCCCTTGCAGGGATCCCGGTCAGTACTACCCAGGTGATCAGTTCAGCGATCATGGGCGTTGGTTCCACGAGCGGCGTCCATAACGTTGGCTGGGGTGTCGGGAAGAGAATCCTGTGGGCATGGGTACTGACCATTCCCCTCAGTGCAGGACTGGGGTTCCTCATGTTCCGGCTGATCAGCCTGGTTATGTAA